Proteins co-encoded in one Spiroplasma gladiatoris genomic window:
- a CDS encoding AAA family ATPase yields the protein MDITERIKKLTEAISYQVYEKEVIFRLAMLALLGEESIFLLGKPGIAKSLISRRMKFAIRGGTNFEYLMSKFSTPEEIYGPIDLRLLKEGKYVRVVDGYLPSSNIGFLDEIWKAGPSIQNTLLTIINEKIFRNGGKDIKVPLKLLISASNELPAEGEGLEALFDRFIIRYIAEGLKSENNFEQLLDGESSLDVDVDPDLQISLEELEVWKKQSKAVRVSRKCLDFIHYFRKKMTLDTNGEAYISDRRWKKIAGLMKTSAFYNGRGETDIPDLFVIPYCIWDDEEQEKDYTNIFYKAFLEQFGLEWRNEKRNLLNQLDSMNAQIGQIEAQYLRLTPYDSPFRAQLKGTFYLINFTDGGDEYRMCFISAADWNKISNLPSESFEIDLHFGPNLNKYKGSQKMLVKAYKSDQILFVSENKKYQIQNDNPLEFNNQMISIAQQVSKIEEQVKEVSAKMFKEYRKYTNMNCVFFEEIYKEKIAEAFDTVKKSNPSNEQNLELDQDISEVNEVPYENLEIAY from the coding sequence ATGGATATAACTGAAAGAATAAAAAAGTTAACAGAAGCTATTAGTTATCAAGTTTATGAAAAAGAAGTAATTTTTAGACTTGCTATGTTAGCTTTACTTGGAGAAGAATCAATTTTCTTACTAGGTAAACCAGGAATTGCAAAATCTTTGATTTCACGTAGGATGAAATTTGCAATTAGAGGGGGAACTAATTTTGAGTATTTAATGAGTAAGTTCTCAACACCTGAAGAAATTTATGGTCCAATTGATTTAAGACTTTTAAAAGAAGGGAAATATGTTAGAGTTGTTGATGGATATTTACCTTCTTCAAATATTGGTTTTTTAGATGAAATTTGAAAAGCTGGACCAAGTATTCAAAATACTTTATTAACAATTATTAATGAAAAAATCTTTAGAAATGGTGGAAAAGATATCAAAGTCCCACTAAAACTTTTAATTTCTGCATCAAACGAATTACCAGCAGAAGGTGAAGGATTAGAAGCTTTATTTGACCGTTTTATTATTCGTTATATTGCAGAAGGGTTAAAATCTGAAAACAATTTTGAACAACTTTTAGATGGTGAATCTTCATTAGATGTTGATGTAGATCCTGATTTACAAATTTCACTTGAAGAACTAGAAGTTTGAAAAAAACAATCAAAAGCAGTTAGAGTTAGTCGTAAATGTCTTGATTTTATTCATTACTTTAGAAAAAAAATGACATTAGATACAAATGGTGAAGCTTATATTTCAGACAGACGTTGAAAAAAAATTGCAGGATTAATGAAAACAAGTGCTTTTTATAATGGAAGAGGAGAAACAGATATTCCTGATTTATTTGTTATTCCTTATTGTATTTGAGATGATGAAGAACAAGAAAAAGATTATACAAATATATTTTATAAAGCATTTTTAGAGCAGTTTGGACTAGAATGACGTAATGAAAAACGTAATTTATTAAATCAATTAGACTCAATGAATGCGCAAATTGGACAAATTGAAGCTCAATATTTAAGATTAACTCCTTACGACTCGCCTTTTAGAGCTCAACTTAAAGGAACATTTTATCTAATTAACTTCACAGATGGTGGAGACGAATATCGTATGTGTTTTATTTCTGCAGCTGATTGAAATAAAATTAGTAATTTACCTAGTGAAAGTTTTGAAATTGATTTACATTTTGGACCAAACTTAAATAAATATAAAGGTAGTCAAAAAATGTTGGTAAAAGCATACAAGTCAGATCAAATTTTATTTGTTAGTGAAAATAAAAAATATCAAATTCAAAATGATAATCCTTTAGAATTTAACAATCAAATGATTAGTATAGCTCAACAAGTTTCTAAAATTGAAGAACAAGTAAAAGAAGTTAGTGCAAAAATGTTTAAAGAATATCGTAAATATACAAATATGAACTGTGTATTTTTTGAAGAAATTTATAAAGAAAAAATTGCAGAAGCTTTTGATACAGTTAAAAAGTCAAATCCAAGTAACGAACAAAATTTAGAATTAGATCAAGATATTTCAGAAGTAAATGAAGTACCATATGAAAATTTAGAAATTGCGTACTAG